One window from the genome of Pseudomonas sp. L5B5 encodes:
- a CDS encoding carbohydrate porin has protein sequence MPFSSRAKDSAVLLPVALPRTLGLLSALGFAACAQAAPAFDSDSPWMLGDWNGTRKELADQGYDFKIDYVGEMGANLRGGYDHDRTARYSDQFAFGSHLDLQKILGWHDAEFQLTVTKRNGENISNDRINDPRVGGFTSAQEVWGRGQTWRLTQMWYQQKLFDQKLDIKAGRFGQGEDFNSFPCDFQNLAFCGSQVGNWAGSVWYNWPVSQWALRIKYHLTPELYAQVGAYEQNPSNLDRDNGFKLSGSGTQGTLLPVELVWTPRLNGLPGEYRAGYYYSSAKATDVYKDGNGQSAALSGEAYRSSSSKHGLWLGVQQQVTSLASDQSRGLGLFANVTAHDKKTNAIDNYVQAGLVYKGPFDARAKDDIGFALARVHVNPAYRKNAQASNQAHALYDYDNPGYLPPQDTEYSAELYYGVHLANWLTVRPNLQYIRHPGGVNQVDNALVGGIKLQSSF, from the coding sequence ATGCCCTTCTCTTCGCGCGCCAAAGACAGCGCTGTCCTATTGCCCGTCGCCCTGCCCAGGACCCTGGGCCTGCTCAGCGCCCTGGGTTTTGCCGCTTGCGCCCAGGCCGCGCCGGCCTTCGACAGCGACTCACCCTGGATGCTCGGCGACTGGAACGGCACCCGCAAGGAACTGGCCGACCAGGGCTACGACTTCAAGATCGACTACGTCGGCGAGATGGGCGCCAATCTGCGCGGCGGCTACGACCATGACCGCACCGCGCGCTACAGCGACCAGTTCGCCTTTGGCAGCCACCTGGACCTGCAAAAGATCCTCGGCTGGCACGACGCCGAATTCCAGCTGACCGTGACCAAGCGCAATGGCGAGAACATCAGCAACGACCGGATCAACGATCCACGGGTTGGCGGTTTCACCTCGGCCCAGGAAGTCTGGGGTCGCGGGCAGACCTGGCGCCTGACCCAGATGTGGTACCAGCAGAAGCTCTTCGACCAGAAGCTCGACATCAAGGCCGGTCGCTTCGGCCAGGGCGAGGACTTCAACAGCTTCCCCTGCGACTTCCAGAACCTGGCGTTCTGCGGCTCCCAGGTGGGCAACTGGGCCGGCAGCGTCTGGTACAACTGGCCCGTCAGCCAATGGGCCCTGCGGATCAAGTACCACCTCACCCCCGAGCTTTATGCCCAGGTCGGCGCCTACGAACAGAACCCGTCGAACCTGGACCGCGACAACGGCTTCAAGCTCAGCGGCAGCGGCACCCAGGGCACCCTGCTGCCCGTGGAACTGGTATGGACTCCGCGCCTCAACGGCCTGCCCGGGGAATACCGCGCCGGCTACTACTACAGCAGCGCCAAGGCCACCGACGTCTACAAGGATGGCAACGGCCAGAGCGCGGCCCTGAGCGGCGAGGCCTATCGCAGCAGTTCGAGCAAGCATGGCCTGTGGCTGGGCGTGCAACAGCAGGTCACCAGCCTGGCCAGCGACCAGTCCCGGGGCCTGGGCCTGTTCGCCAACGTCACCGCCCATGACAAGAAGACCAACGCCATCGACAACTACGTGCAGGCCGGCCTGGTCTACAAGGGCCCGTTCGATGCCCGCGCCAAGGATGACATCGGCTTCGCCCTGGCCCGGGTCCACGTCAACCCGGCCTACCGCAAGAACGCCCAGGCCAGCAACCAGGCCCACGCGCTGTACGACTACGACAACCCGGGCTACCTGCCGCCCCAGGACACCGAGTACAGCGCCGAGCTGTACTACGGCGTGCACCTGGCCAACTGGCTGACCGTGCGTCCCAACCTGCAATACATCCGCCATCCCGGCGGGGTGAACCAGGTGGACAACGCCCTGGTCGGCGGCATCAAGCTGCAGAGTTCGTTCTGA
- a CDS encoding benzoate/H(+) symporter BenE family transporter, translating to MHSLRKDLSLSAVIAGLIAVIISYAGPLIIVFQAAREAHMPEDQVSSWIWAISIGSGLTGLLLSWRLKVPVITAWSTPGAALLVSMLPTVSLPQAIGAYIVASLIIAVLGFSGAFDKLMARLPKAIAAAMLAGILFRFGAGLFTSLSLQPTLVLAMLAAYLLGKRLSPRYAILAVLLVGCAVAAGLGEFQLGTITLAVAQPLFIAPQWDWHAIVNIGLPLALVTLTGQYVPGMAVMRSAGYDTPARSIVSWTAITSVLLAPFGSHGINLAAITAAICTGREAHEQPEKRYIAGIACGLFYLLMGVFGATLASVFGALPKELIAALAGLALFGAISSGLSGAMADDKQREAALITFLVTASGMSFLGLAAAFWGLIFGLVAHFVLSYTRAKPVAVQPATSC from the coding sequence ATGCACAGTCTCAGAAAGGATTTGTCCCTCAGCGCGGTGATCGCCGGCCTGATCGCCGTGATCATTTCCTACGCAGGCCCCCTGATCATCGTGTTCCAGGCCGCCCGCGAAGCCCATATGCCCGAAGACCAGGTCTCGTCCTGGATCTGGGCCATTTCCATCGGCAGCGGCCTGACCGGCCTGCTGCTGAGCTGGCGCCTGAAAGTGCCGGTCATCACTGCCTGGTCCACCCCCGGCGCCGCGCTGCTGGTGTCGATGCTGCCAACGGTATCGTTGCCCCAGGCCATCGGCGCCTACATCGTTGCCTCGCTGATCATCGCGGTGCTCGGGTTCTCGGGTGCCTTCGACAAGCTCATGGCCCGCCTGCCCAAGGCCATCGCCGCCGCCATGCTGGCAGGCATCCTGTTCCGCTTCGGCGCCGGCCTGTTCACCTCGCTCAGCCTGCAGCCGACCCTGGTGCTGGCGATGCTCGCCGCCTACCTGCTGGGCAAGCGCCTGTCGCCGCGCTACGCGATCCTGGCCGTTCTGCTGGTGGGCTGCGCCGTGGCCGCGGGCCTGGGCGAATTCCAACTGGGGACCATCACCCTGGCGGTGGCCCAGCCGCTCTTTATCGCCCCCCAGTGGGACTGGCATGCCATCGTCAATATCGGCCTGCCCCTGGCCCTGGTGACCCTGACCGGGCAGTACGTACCCGGCATGGCCGTCATGCGCAGTGCCGGCTACGACACGCCGGCCCGCTCGATCGTCTCCTGGACGGCCATCACTTCGGTGCTGCTGGCGCCCTTCGGTTCCCATGGCATCAACCTGGCGGCCATCACCGCAGCCATCTGCACAGGCCGCGAAGCCCACGAACAACCCGAGAAACGCTACATCGCCGGCATTGCCTGCGGCCTGTTCTACCTGCTCATGGGAGTGTTCGGCGCGACCTTGGCTTCAGTCTTCGGCGCCCTGCCCAAGGAGCTGATCGCCGCCCTGGCCGGCCTGGCGCTGTTCGGCGCCATCAGCAGTGGCTTGAGCGGCGCCATGGCCGACGACAAGCAACGCGAGGCCGCGCTGATCACTTTCCTGGTCACGGCGTCGGGGATGAGTTTCCTGGGCCTGGCTGCGGCATTCTGGGGGCTGATCTTCGGCCTGGTGGCGCATTTCGTCCTGAGCTACACCCGAGCCAAGCCAGTCGCGGTTCAACCGGCCACTTCGTGCTGA
- a CDS encoding PLP-dependent aminotransferase family protein, whose protein sequence is MWAPQLSDFNQPVYLSIADALARDIDSGLLNDGDRLPTLRELAVTLNVTPGTISRAYSEAQRRGLVQGEVGRGTYVLARPALALVEGSAAPSLALGQSEALDLSLIKPYSETLEYWLRGALVGMARSSDFGRALDYAPDGGHPAHREAGAQWLRHSLPEAQWQQVVITSGAQHGLMVAISALSNAGDLVLCESLAYPGIISVAHGLERRLRGVAMDEEGILPEALREQCLREKPALLVCVASCQNPTTATMSPGRRAQIAALAEEFDFLLIDDDIYGFLATDPQIKPLSAYAPERSVYLTSLSKAIMPALRVGYLYSPPRLLSRLSSMVRSSVWMPSPLTAQLASNVIVEGLDRKLVQTQRSEAAARQAIAREVFAGFEFRTQPHSYHLWLTLPQPWTADEFATLARANGVLVLSGTQFQVERDASCRHVRVVLMSPTTRDELRFALTQLASLIDTDPRRYR, encoded by the coding sequence ATGTGGGCTCCCCAGTTAAGTGACTTCAACCAGCCGGTCTACCTGTCCATTGCCGACGCCTTGGCGCGGGATATCGACAGCGGGCTGCTGAACGATGGCGACCGCCTGCCGACCCTGCGCGAGCTGGCGGTGACCTTGAATGTCACCCCCGGCACCATCAGCCGGGCCTACAGCGAGGCTCAGCGTCGGGGCCTGGTGCAGGGCGAGGTGGGGCGCGGCACCTACGTGCTGGCACGCCCCGCCTTGGCGCTGGTCGAAGGAAGTGCCGCGCCGTCGCTGGCCCTGGGGCAGTCCGAGGCCCTGGATCTGTCGCTCATCAAGCCCTATAGCGAAACCCTGGAGTACTGGTTGCGCGGTGCCTTGGTGGGCATGGCCCGTAGCAGCGACTTCGGTCGAGCCCTGGACTACGCTCCCGACGGCGGGCATCCGGCCCATCGTGAAGCCGGGGCGCAGTGGCTGCGGCATTCATTGCCCGAGGCCCAGTGGCAGCAGGTGGTGATCACCTCCGGGGCCCAGCATGGCCTGATGGTCGCCATCAGTGCCCTGAGCAACGCTGGTGACCTGGTGCTCTGCGAGTCGTTGGCGTACCCGGGCATCATCTCGGTGGCCCATGGCCTGGAGCGGCGCCTGCGGGGCGTGGCCATGGACGAGGAGGGAATACTGCCCGAGGCGCTGCGTGAGCAATGCCTGCGGGAAAAGCCGGCGCTGCTGGTGTGTGTCGCCAGCTGCCAGAACCCCACCACGGCGACCATGTCGCCAGGGCGCCGAGCGCAGATCGCGGCGCTTGCCGAAGAGTTCGACTTCCTGCTGATCGATGATGACATCTACGGGTTTCTCGCCACCGATCCGCAGATCAAGCCCTTGTCGGCCTATGCGCCGGAGCGTTCGGTGTACCTCACCAGCCTGTCCAAGGCGATCATGCCGGCCCTGCGGGTCGGCTACCTGTACAGCCCGCCCAGGCTGCTATCGCGCTTGAGTTCGATGGTTCGCAGCAGCGTGTGGATGCCCTCGCCGCTGACTGCCCAGTTGGCCAGCAATGTGATCGTCGAGGGGCTGGACCGCAAGCTGGTACAGACCCAGCGCAGCGAGGCGGCGGCGCGCCAGGCTATTGCCCGGGAAGTGTTCGCCGGTTTCGAGTTCCGGACCCAGCCCCACAGCTACCACCTGTGGTTGACCTTGCCGCAGCCCTGGACCGCCGATGAGTTCGCCACCCTGGCCCGGGCCAATGGTGTGCTGGTGCTGAGCGGCACGCAGTTCCAGGTGGAGCGTGATGCCAGTTGCCGTCACGTGCGGGTGGTGCTGATGTCGCCCACCACCCGCGACGAACTGCGCTTTGCCCTGACCCAGCTGGCCAGCCTGATCGACACCGACCCGCGGCGTTATCGCTGA
- a CDS encoding TonB-dependent receptor — MSLSTLRPSRSILWRLSPLSAALLIASQAHAVELPQQVITANPLGSTELAAPTTVVEGDQLTLAQKGSLGETLNKQPGVSSSYFGPGASRPVIRGLDGDRIRLLRNGVGALDASSLSYDHAVPLDPVNVERIEIVRGPAALLYGGNAIGGVVNSFDNRIPTEAIEGIHGAGELRYGGADTTRSSAGKLEAGDGTFALHLDASSRQFNDLKIPGYARSRHAKPSEDGDGKKGRLGNSDGRQDGGAIGGSYTWDDGYAGLSYSNYDSNYGSPAEQDVRIRMKQDHYAFASELRNLEGPFSSLKFNAGYTDYEHREIEGGETGTTFKNKGYEARVEARHQPLGPLEGVIGAQVNRNEFSALGEEAFVPKTDTNSGALFILEELQATDRLKLSLGGRLEHTVVDPDGKGNERFAQADKSSSFTAGSLSSGAVYTLTPVWSLAATLGYTERAPTFYELYANGAHVATGTYEVGSAKLSKEKAVSSDLALRFDNGVHKGSVGVFYSHFSNYIGLLGTGRTLNDEGEEDAAGIPEYAYSGVRARFTGIEAQDRWTLGENAYGKFALELSGDYTRAKNLDNGQDLPRIAPLRLNSGLLWELDRWQARLDVQHAASQGRVPDNESGTDGYTTLGASAGYRFDIGHSQWLAFVKGENLTNQTVRYASSILRDIAPAAGRSVEVGLRTTF; from the coding sequence ATGTCCCTCTCGACCCTCCGCCCTTCTCGCTCGATCCTGTGGCGCTTGTCGCCATTGTCCGCGGCCTTGTTGATCGCCTCCCAGGCACATGCCGTGGAACTGCCTCAGCAGGTCATCACCGCCAACCCCCTGGGCAGCACCGAACTGGCGGCCCCCACCACCGTGGTGGAGGGCGACCAATTGACCCTGGCGCAAAAAGGCAGCCTCGGCGAGACCCTGAACAAACAGCCTGGGGTGTCTTCGTCCTATTTCGGCCCGGGTGCCAGTCGGCCGGTGATCCGCGGCCTGGACGGCGACCGCATCCGCCTCCTGCGCAATGGTGTCGGCGCCCTGGATGCCTCGTCGTTGTCCTACGACCATGCGGTGCCCCTGGACCCGGTCAACGTCGAGCGCATCGAGATCGTGCGTGGCCCGGCGGCCCTGCTGTACGGTGGCAATGCCATTGGCGGAGTGGTCAACAGCTTCGACAACCGCATCCCCACCGAAGCCATCGAAGGCATCCACGGTGCCGGTGAGCTGCGCTACGGCGGCGCCGACACTACCCGCAGCAGCGCCGGCAAGCTGGAAGCCGGCGACGGCACCTTTGCCCTGCACCTGGACGCCAGCTCACGACAGTTCAACGACCTGAAGATCCCCGGTTATGCCCGCAGCCGCCATGCCAAGCCCAGCGAGGACGGAGACGGCAAGAAAGGCCGCCTGGGCAACAGCGACGGACGCCAGGACGGTGGCGCCATCGGTGGTTCGTACACCTGGGACGACGGTTATGCCGGCCTGTCCTACAGCAATTACGACTCCAACTACGGCTCCCCCGCCGAGCAGGATGTGCGCATCCGCATGAAGCAGGATCACTACGCCTTCGCTTCGGAACTGCGCAACCTTGAGGGCCCCTTCAGTTCGCTCAAGTTCAATGCCGGTTACACCGACTACGAACACCGCGAGATCGAGGGTGGCGAAACCGGCACCACCTTCAAGAACAAGGGCTACGAGGCGCGTGTCGAGGCCCGGCACCAGCCCCTCGGCCCGCTCGAAGGAGTGATCGGTGCCCAGGTCAACCGCAACGAGTTCTCGGCCCTGGGCGAAGAAGCCTTCGTGCCGAAAACCGACACCAACAGCGGCGCCCTGTTCATCCTCGAGGAGCTGCAAGCCACCGATCGCCTGAAACTCAGCCTAGGCGGGCGCCTGGAACACACCGTCGTGGACCCGGATGGCAAAGGCAACGAACGCTTCGCCCAGGCCGACAAGTCCAGTAGCTTCACTGCTGGCAGCCTGTCCTCGGGCGCGGTCTATACCCTGACCCCGGTCTGGTCCCTGGCCGCCACCCTGGGCTACACCGAGCGCGCACCGACCTTCTACGAGCTGTATGCCAACGGCGCCCACGTCGCCACCGGCACCTATGAAGTGGGCAGCGCCAAGCTGTCGAAGGAAAAAGCCGTCTCCAGCGACCTGGCCCTGCGCTTCGACAACGGCGTGCACAAAGGCAGTGTCGGCGTGTTCTACAGCCACTTCTCCAACTACATCGGCCTGCTGGGCACCGGTCGCACCCTCAACGATGAAGGCGAGGAAGATGCGGCAGGCATCCCGGAATACGCCTACAGCGGGGTGCGCGCGCGCTTCACCGGGATCGAAGCCCAGGATCGCTGGACCCTGGGAGAAAACGCCTATGGCAAGTTCGCCCTGGAACTGTCTGGCGACTACACCCGGGCCAAGAACCTCGACAACGGCCAGGACCTGCCGCGCATCGCCCCGCTGCGCCTGAACAGTGGCTTGCTATGGGAGCTGGATCGCTGGCAGGCACGCCTGGATGTGCAGCATGCCGCGAGCCAGGGTCGGGTGCCGGATAACGAAAGCGGCACCGATGGCTACACCACCTTGGGTGCCAGCGCTGGTTATCGCTTCGATATCGGTCATAGCCAGTGGCTGGCCTTCGTCAAGGGCGAGAACCTGACCAACCAGACCGTGCGTTACGCCAGCTCGATCCTGCGGGACATCGCGCCGGCCGCCGGGCGCAGTGTGGAAGTAGGCTTGCGCACCACCTTCTAA
- a CDS encoding VF530 family DNA-binding protein: MTVTHTDPLHGVTLEQILKALVEHYEWSGLAERVDIRCFKSDPSIKSSLTFLRKTPWAREKVERLYVKLQRTKRPL; encoded by the coding sequence ATGACCGTTACCCACACCGACCCGCTGCATGGCGTGACCCTGGAACAGATTCTCAAGGCCCTGGTGGAGCACTACGAATGGTCGGGGCTGGCGGAGCGCGTCGATATCCGCTGCTTCAAGAGCGATCCGAGCATCAAGTCGAGCCTGACATTCCTGCGCAAGACCCCCTGGGCCCGGGAAAAGGTCGAGCGGCTCTATGTGAAGCTGCAACGCACCAAGCGTCCGCTCTGA